The following coding sequences lie in one Anguilla rostrata isolate EN2019 chromosome 8, ASM1855537v3, whole genome shotgun sequence genomic window:
- the gatd3l gene encoding ES1 protein, mitochondrial isoform X2, which produces MLASRALLAKRVASVLIHQPACLAHHGGDWGNWGNTNIAVVLSGCGWWDGTDIHEAAFTMYHLSRNGAQFQIFAPNQQQMQVMDHMKQQPAGENRNMMVEAARFSHGQGRMQMQDLSRLDVNSFDAVIFPGGHGVTKNLSTFNKDGKDCKLNNDVERILKEFHRSHKPIGLASMAPLLACRVLPSLEVTMGYERDENSRWGRWPNTNMVQAVKSMGARHNIREPYEAYVDEKNKVISTPTFMWETDYHYHYIFDGIGNMVKHVMRMVAK; this is translated from the exons ATGTTGGCATCAAGAGCTTTGCTAGCGAAGCGGGTGGCGTCTGTCCTGATCCaccagcctgcctgcctggcACACCATGGTGGGGACTGGGGCAACTGGGGTAATACCAACATCGCAGTG GTGCTCTCAGGGTGTGGTTGGTGGGATGGCACTGACATCCATGAGGCTGCATT CACGATGTATCACTTGAGCCGCAATGGCGCACAGTTTCAGATTTTCGCCCCAAACCAACAACAAATGCAGGTGATGGATCACATGAAGCAGCAGCCTGCTGGGGAGAACAG AAACATGATGGTGGAGGCTGCTCGTTTCAGCCACGGCCAGGGAAGGATGCAAATGCAAGACCTGTCCAGGCTGGACGTCAACAGCTTTGATGCCGTCATCTTTCCTGGGGGACATGGAGTGACCAAAAACCT GTCCACCTTCAACAAGGATGGTAAGGACTGCAAGCTGAACAATGACGTGGAGAGAATCCTGAAGGAGTTCCACCGATCCCACAAGCCCATTGG CCTAGCTAGCATGGCCCCCTTGCTGGCTTGCCGTGTTCTGCCCAGCCTGGAGGTTACCATGGGCTACGAGCGGGACGAGAACAGCCGTTGGGGCCGCTGGCCAAACACCAACATGGTGCAGGCCGTCAAGAGCATGGGTGCCCGCCACAACATCCGTGAGCCTTAC GAAGCTTATGTGGATGAGAAGAACAAGGTCATCAGCACCCCCACTTTCATGTGGGAGACAGACTACCACTACCACTACATCTTCGATGGCATTGGCAACATGGTCAAGCATGTCATGCGTATGGTTGCCAAGTGA
- the gatd3l gene encoding ES1 protein, mitochondrial isoform X1 produces MLASRALLAKRVASVLIHQPACLAHHGGDWGNWGNTNIAVVLSGCGWWDGTDIHEAAFTMYHLSRNGAQFQIFAPNQQQMQVMDHMKQQPAGENRNMMVEAARFSHGQGRMQMQDLSRLDVNSFDAVIFPGGHGVTKNLSTFNKDGKDCKLNNDVERILKEFHRSHKPIGLASMAPLLACRVLPSLEVTMGYERDENSRWGRWPNTNMVQAVKSMGARHNIREPYISLQKGAPTHTSFSSKTQQLKHTLRNKGTVEVQFSKCTLKVQHCSI; encoded by the exons ATGTTGGCATCAAGAGCTTTGCTAGCGAAGCGGGTGGCGTCTGTCCTGATCCaccagcctgcctgcctggcACACCATGGTGGGGACTGGGGCAACTGGGGTAATACCAACATCGCAGTG GTGCTCTCAGGGTGTGGTTGGTGGGATGGCACTGACATCCATGAGGCTGCATT CACGATGTATCACTTGAGCCGCAATGGCGCACAGTTTCAGATTTTCGCCCCAAACCAACAACAAATGCAGGTGATGGATCACATGAAGCAGCAGCCTGCTGGGGAGAACAG AAACATGATGGTGGAGGCTGCTCGTTTCAGCCACGGCCAGGGAAGGATGCAAATGCAAGACCTGTCCAGGCTGGACGTCAACAGCTTTGATGCCGTCATCTTTCCTGGGGGACATGGAGTGACCAAAAACCT GTCCACCTTCAACAAGGATGGTAAGGACTGCAAGCTGAACAATGACGTGGAGAGAATCCTGAAGGAGTTCCACCGATCCCACAAGCCCATTGG CCTAGCTAGCATGGCCCCCTTGCTGGCTTGCCGTGTTCTGCCCAGCCTGGAGGTTACCATGGGCTACGAGCGGGACGAGAACAGCCGTTGGGGCCGCTGGCCAAACACCAACATGGTGCAGGCCGTCAAGAGCATGGGTGCCCGCCACAACATCCGTGAGCCTTACATATCCTTACAAAAAGGTgccccaacacacaccagcTTCTCTAGTAAAACACAACAACTGAAACACACTCTGAGAAATAAAGGAACAGTGGAGGTACAATTTTCCAAATGCACCCTGAAAGTACAACACTGTTCTATTTGA